In a genomic window of Scyliorhinus torazame isolate Kashiwa2021f chromosome 5, sScyTor2.1, whole genome shotgun sequence:
- the LOC140421921 gene encoding uncharacterized protein, translating to MEKPWKCGDCGKGFRAPSQLEAHRRIHTGERPFTCSVCEKGFIQLSALRTHQRVHTEAKPFTCSQCEKGFTTLSSVRIHQRVHTGEKPFACSVCGKGFTLLCALQTHQRVHTGEKPFTCIQCEKGFTQLSSLQSHQRIHTGERPFTCSQCEKGFTTLSSLRRHQRVHTGERPFTCSQCGKRFTQSSDLQIHQRVHTGERPFTCSQCGLGFTQLSALQSHQRVHTGERPFICFQCEKGFGDSSTLRIHQRVHTGERPFTCSQCGKGFTTSSSLRIHQRVHTGERPFTCSHCAKRFTTLKSLRIHQRLHTGERPFTCSQCEKRFTTSSSLRIHQRVHTGERPFTCSECEKGFTRLSSLQTHQRVHTG from the coding sequence atggagaaaccgtggaaatgtggagactgtgggaagggatttagagccccatcacagctggaagctcatagacgcattcacactggggagaggccattcacctgctctgtgtgtgagaagggattcattcagttatccgccctgcggacacaccagcgagttcacactgaggcgaagccattcacctgttctcagtgtgagaagggattcactactttatcgagcgtgcggatacatcagcgagttcacactggggagaagccattcgcctgctctgtgtgtgggaagggattcactctgttatgtgccctgcagacacaccagcgagttcacactggggagaagccattcacctgcattcagtgtgagaagggattcactcagttatccagcctgcagtcacaccagagaattcacactggggagagaccgttcacttgctctcagtgtgagaagggattcactactttatcgagcctgcggagacaccagcgggttcacactggggagaggccgttcacctgttctcagtgtgggaagcgattcacacaatcatccgacctgcagatacaccagcgggtgcacactggggagaggccattcacctgctctcagtgtgggttgggattcactcagttatccgccctgcagtcacaccagcgagttcacactggggagaggccgttcatctgctttcagtgtgagaagggatttggtgattcatccaccctgcggatacatcagcgagttcacactggggagaggccattcacctgctctcagtgtgggaagggattcactacttcatcgagcctgcggatacaccagcgagttcacactggggagaggcctttcacctgctctcattgtgcaAAGAGATTCACTACTTTAAagagcctgcggatacatcagcgacttcacactggggagaggccgttcacctgctctcagtgtgagaagagattcacgacttcatcgagcctgcggatacaccagcgagttcacactggggagaggcctttcacctgctcggagtgtgagaagggattcactcggttatccagcctgcagacacaccagcgagttcacacagggtag